A region of Vespula vulgaris chromosome 1, iyVesVulg1.1, whole genome shotgun sequence DNA encodes the following proteins:
- the LOC127061468 gene encoding J domain-containing protein isoform X2, protein MSVDDMINYKPDEDEDLYALLSCDESATNAKEILCDPEKRSNYDKWRHSGISISYKQWLGMKEHVHQSMHWSTPKMKDRMLPDGSTVGGGGGGAEGSPGHVKGQAPNAHRRASEGGANIYYGARRDVEWDSQASSEVVNKFRNYEI, encoded by the exons ATGAGTGTCGACGACATGATCAACTACAAGcccgacgaggacgaggatcTTTACGCTCTTCTATCCTGCGACGAGTCAGCGACG AATGCCAAAGAGATTCTATGTGACCCGGAAAAGAGGAGCAACTACGACAAGTGGCGGCACAGTGGTATTTCCATTAGCTACAAGCAATGGCTCGGCATGAAGGAACACGTTCATCAA TCGATGCATTGGAGTACACCAAAGATGAAGGACCGGATGCTGCCGGACGGAAGTACTGTTGGTGGTGGAGGGGGAGGTGCCGAGGGTTCACCAGGTCATGTGAAAGGTCAGGCCCCGAATGCTCACAGAAGGGCCAGCGAGGGTGGCGCCAATATTTACTACGGTGCTCGGCGTGACGTCGAGTGGGACTCGCAGGCCTCTAGTGAGGTCGTCAACAAGTTTCGTAACTATGAGATCTAA
- the LOC127061468 gene encoding J domain-containing protein isoform X1 encodes MSVDDMINYKPDEDEDLYALLSCDESATVEQIIAEYKVLALQYHPDKNAGDKEAEAKFQKLKNAKEILCDPEKRSNYDKWRHSGISISYKQWLGMKEHVHQSMHWSTPKMKDRMLPDGSTVGGGGGGAEGSPGHVKGQAPNAHRRASEGGANIYYGARRDVEWDSQASSEVVNKFRNYEI; translated from the exons ATGAGTGTCGACGACATGATCAACTACAAGcccgacgaggacgaggatcTTTACGCTCTTCTATCCTGCGACGAGTCAGCGACG GTCGAGCAAATCATAGCAGAGTATAAGGTACTAGCCTTACAATATCATCCTGACAAAAATGCCGGTGACAAGGAGGCCGAGGCAAAATTTCAAAAGCTTAAA AATGCCAAAGAGATTCTATGTGACCCGGAAAAGAGGAGCAACTACGACAAGTGGCGGCACAGTGGTATTTCCATTAGCTACAAGCAATGGCTCGGCATGAAGGAACACGTTCATCAA TCGATGCATTGGAGTACACCAAAGATGAAGGACCGGATGCTGCCGGACGGAAGTACTGTTGGTGGTGGAGGGGGAGGTGCCGAGGGTTCACCAGGTCATGTGAAAGGTCAGGCCCCGAATGCTCACAGAAGGGCCAGCGAGGGTGGCGCCAATATTTACTACGGTGCTCGGCGTGACGTCGAGTGGGACTCGCAGGCCTCTAGTGAGGTCGTCAACAAGTTTCGTAACTATGAGATCTAA